A stretch of the Hydra vulgaris chromosome 09, alternate assembly HydraT2T_AEP genome encodes the following:
- the LOC136085018 gene encoding uncharacterized protein LOC136085018, protein MPKSCCVPGCQTNKLKNPELRYYCFPAKESLRIKWISAIHRAKVDDSGRVKHNKNRSPKSKSTYVCSLHFISGRKENFEKHPDAIPSKFPWTNIRSPSKISKINSCNDIVSPHLQLNLPEISGRIQRCQRRIKRASVERKLISNPKSIKKELSGELYDFKEGVEFSVNDVEMETFTDDMNLQLPVVSSPSELTFSLQSPIFTSEREGLYNEMDELRNERDWLKIKNIELKLAASPFSLEALKQNPSVCMMLTGLDFIVLEKTIIYVCEDLFDSTRPTKLSSFDQVIITIIKLKQNLNFDLIAYISNISKTTAIEYFYKWLDIMYWKLNFLIKMQDRDHIFDTIPGIFKAKFPRLTSIIDCFEIFVEAPSSLLARAQFYSRYKRHCTIKVFISCTPLGAINFLSKCYGGRASDILITRESGFSSKHMPGDQILADHRFTLQEDFAARSSAELIPAFTRGKKQLLAKEIETSRKIASVRIHIERVIGLMKNRYTILKGIIPLKIIKNIKDESANSILANCDKIVTVCAALTNLGESIVFNDMKI, encoded by the exons ATGCCAAAAAGCTGTTGCGTTCCTGGTTgtcaaacaaataaattaaaaaatccagAGCTTAGATATTATTGTTTTCCAGCAAAAGAAAGTTTAAGAATAAAGTGGATAAGTGCTATTCACCGAGCTAAAGTTGATGATTCTGGTAGAgtaaaacacaacaaaaatagGTCTCCTAAATCAAAATCAACCTATGTTTGTTCTTTGCATTTTATATCag GACggaaagaaaattttgaaaaacaccCTGATGCTATACCTTCTAAATTTCCATGGACAAATATAAGATCTCCAtctaaaatctcaaaaataaattcatgCAATGATATAGTTTCACCTCATCTCCAATTAAATTTACCTGAAATATCTGGTAGGATCCAAAGATGTCAAAGAAGAATAAAAAGGGCTTCtg ttgaaagAAAATTGATCAGCAATcctaaatcaataaaaaaagaattatctggTGAATTATATGATTTTAAAGAAGGAGTTGAATTTTCTGTTAATGATGTAGAAATGGAAACTTTTACTGATGATATGAATTTGCAATTACCTGTGGTATCTTCTCCATCagaattaactttttctttacaGTCACCTATTTTTACTTCAGAAAGAGAGGGACTTTATAATGAAATGGATGAACTTAGAAATGAAAGGGattggttaaaaataaaaaatattgagttaAAGTTAGCTGCATCTCCATTTTCTTTAGAAGCTTTGAAGCAAAATCCGTCTGTTTGCATGATGTTGACTGGCTTAGACTTTATAGTGTTAGAAAAGACAATAATTTATGTATGTGAAGATTTATTTGACAGCACAAGACCAACAAAATTAAGTAGTTTTGATCAGGTTATTATAACCATAATCAagttaaagcaaaatttaaattttgacttAATTGCATATATATCTAACATTAGCAAAACAACtgctattgaatatttttacaagTGGCTTGATATAATGTATTGGaaacttaactttttaataaaaatgcaagATCGAGATCACATATTCGACACTATTCCTGGCATTTTCAAAGCTAAGTTTCCACGTTTAACATCTATTATTGATTGTTTCGAGATATTTGTTGAAGCACCGTCTTCGCTCTTAGCAAGGGCTCAATTTTACAGCCGGTACAAAAGGCATTGCACaattaaagtgtttatttcCTGTACTCCTCTTGgggcaataaattttttgtcaaaatgttATGGAGGCAGAGCTTCGGATATACTAATTACACGTGAATCTGGATTTTCTAGTAAACATATGCCAGGAGACCAAATCTTAGCAGATCATAGATTCACTCTACAAGAAGACTTTGCTGCTAGGAGTTCTGCTGAGTTAATTCCTGCATTTACAAGGGGTAAAAAACAGTTATTGGCCAAAGAAATTGAAACATCTAGAAAAATTGCATCTGTTAGAATTCATATTGAACGAGTAATTGGATTGATGAAAAACAGATACACTATATTAAAAGGTATCATAccattaaagattataaaaaatattaaggaTGAGTCTGCAAATAGTATTTTGGCAAACTGTGATAAAATAGTTACTGTATGTGCTGCTCTGACAAATTTGGGAGAAAGCATTGTATTTAATGATATGAAAATCTAA
- the LOC136084565 gene encoding uncharacterized protein LOC136084565, whose product MENFKSLDAWKFFILGWVQTTVHFKLESGVYIMRADVRPSHRTTDECHKPWVALKSDGTVLAGHCNCMAGLGETCSHVGAVLYKIEAAVRIGLTSFTPTELTCVWNQTFVRNIAGCPVAKINIYSDAAKQKFNKVLLSTVNSNIPTHNSKMNFLKEIESVQPKSVGLSLFSNFNRKFICKVVKLQTLPPSLRNLYGADTNLLLEEYHEVLTTQSTLSHADVVYIEEATRTQYYSSTWFDQRAGRITGSVIGQVYHASFDNSNANLVKKICQIAKSEVKTPALMWGRKREKEATEFFRNICSGYPCQEKVLNDTIPIHEDFQVESIGFCVFKNKPWYGASPDGVVFCSCCGYSLLEVKCPYTLQDKSLREEIEGGKFYIGRDENGYFLRKSNNYYFQVQHEMMSTETSFCHFVVWTPSESVIINVEKDDIFLNIIYEKCDSFWKKYVLPELITRKLECSTPSAPKSHIPNEVEKVIYCIENCEFPGELDCMVGCDKCDNWYHPICIGLKRLPKGKTWYCKQCINLNKQKETISF is encoded by the exons atggaaaattttaaatcactGGATGCgtggaaattttttatattaggctGGGTTCAAACAACTGTTCATTTCAAATTAGAAAGTGGTGTATATATTATGCGTGCTGATGTGAGACCATCTCATCGGACTACTGATGAATGTCACAAGCCATGGGTAGCTCTTAAATCGGATGGGACTGTCCTGGCAGGTCATTGCAATTGTATGGCTGG tctagGTGAAACATGCTCTCATGTTGGGGCTGTGTTATATAAGATTGAAGCTGCAGTACGCATTGGTTTAACATCATTCACTCCAACTGAGTTAACATGTGTATGGAATCAAACATTTGTAAGAAATATTGCAGGCTGTCCTGTTgccaaaattaatatttattcagatgcagcaaaacaaaagtttaacaaagttttattgTCAACAGTAAATAGTAACATTCCAACACATAActctaaaatgaattttttgaaagaaattgaATCTGTGCAACCAAAAAGTGTTGGCTTGAGTCTTTTTAGCAATttcaatagaaaatttatttgcaaagtAGTAAAACTGCAGACACTACCACCATCGTTAAGAAATTTGTATGGTGCTGACACCAATTTATTGTTAGAAGAATACCATGAAGTGTTAACCACCCAGTCGACTCTTAGTCATGCGGATGTTGTTTACATTGAGGAAGCAACAAGAACACAATATTATTCTTCTACGTGGTTTGACCAACGAGCAGGGAGAATAACTGGATCTGTAATTGGTCAAGTATACCATGCCTCATTTGACAACTCTAATGccaatttagtgaaaaaaatttgtcaaattgCTAAGAGTGAAGTTAAAACTCCAGCTTTAATGTGGGGAAGAAAACGTGAAAAAGAAGCTACTGAATTCTTCAGAAATATCTGCTCTGGATACCCTTGTCAAGAAAAAGTACTAAATGATACCATTCCCATTCATGAAGATTTTCAAGTGGAATCTATAGGTTTTTGTGTGTTCAAAAACAAACCTTGGTATGGAGCTTCACCAGATGGTGTAGTGTTTTGCTCTTGCTGTGGCTATAGTTTACTTGAGGTAAAGTGCCCTTATACCCTACAGGATAAGTCACTTCGCGAAGAAATCGAAGGTGGTAAGTTTTATATTGGAAGAGACGAAAATGGTTACTTTCTAAGAAAGagtaataattattactttCAAGTTCAACATGAAATGATGTCCACTGAAACATCGTTTTGTCATTTTGTGGTATGGACACCTTCTGAATCTGTAATTATCAATGTTGAAAAGGATGACATTTTCCTTAacattatttatgaaaaatgtgattctttttggaaaaaatatgttttgccCGAATTGATAACTCGGAAGCTAGAATGTTCCACACCGTCGGCTCCGAAAAGCCATATCCCTAACGAAGTTGAAAAAGTGATATACTGTATTGAAAATTGTGAGTTTCCTGGAGAATTAGACTGTATGGTGGGGTGCGATAAATGTGATAACTGGTATCACCCGATTTGTATTGGTTTGAAACGACTGCCGAAAGGTAAAACATGGTACTGCAAACAATGTATAAActtgaataaacaaaaagaaacaatatcgttttaa
- the LOC100199845 gene encoding N-acetylglucosamine-1-phosphotransferase subunits alpha/beta gives MRVWSTFCKLIQKQTYSCLSKNHGLLYAFTGICIILVSAFHFGEVVLQWNMMHYAGNFKFSRYYDNIHGRSFETRLCSPQPIDIVYTWVNGSDPNLIESLNQYKTSLLPVNNNTLKEVTPTTFKIFNWKNSSICPYKNCFFANKIALSGLPKDIDLTELSVHVDKKFSSAKSLEHLGNVAIVSFDHKDDAIMLMNSKLIYQKVHLNFSEVFYTDIQQEDQKISALMVKYLNNEDNNSIAKSIELILPYSVKEVINFVKQKVAIVYLKKYKYVQMLINEKNVSSLYFFNVSLVWKPFSFLPDNRNADLTSNRFADNDELKYSLRSIDTFAPWVRKIFIVTNGQIPNWLNLDHPRIQLITHEEIFANQSHLPTFSSPAIESNIHRIPGLSKIFIYMNDDVFFGKEVWPDDFYTHSRGKKVFQAWAVPNCHEGCPSSWLGDKYCDRACNYTECEWDGGDCINVKNSVNLLIHSMNANGNQVVNSYCSNGCANSWLGDRYCDGNCNTIECGFDAGDCGTRNFDKLFFHNFSSKQVSSSEDIVIKVPSGSLAMFINLTDVFQDIIEGNYQTNNILRSAVLGKKSKLLSLTFFKNFSEENITFQVLGYKGANNTYKGVLVFTLTVNTKVEEAFKKELIEKTELFTSSSYPKKLYNSSLYPIIKKKENTVFEKVNFENLTLSNSLKNKLQILEQEYLDGEITEFGLARIKNQLYKDHLHETMPLRRKLLSFKDNDLDFQLLKLLMDPFTTSFSFLPWEKKIFSNDLSIFYRKANQKNKYLIRKRRGRNLLDTFSSSLLHVSRIYNKAFGYLQRKVPAHMPHMVDKDIIVEMQKEFRPYFEDTSSHKMRHPEDMQFAFSYNYYIIGLKEAQNVSILFDIIDTDHSGTLSDREIRTLAAMKFSIPITIDKVKELETVFKNCSTHLYNSSFVKSYESILLQEKRGEDYHDDELPLVTKDLFFNCHEIWQNLVNLNISESKYKFELLGEDDVIFKMLRNNVSFVLHQLDWIRKNRKKFICINDDLDHTDASTSTIRVLLKDFYESLFPIPSQFELKPKFKNKFLYKKDLVIWLENERLHKRLKNIALVFTLVIIIFVVYKKKLLSMIKNVKKSYGRKFLGV, from the exons ATGAGAGTTTGGTCTACTTTTTGTAAACTTATACAAAAGCAAACGTATTCATGTCTCTCCAAAAACCATGGTTTGTTGTATGCATTTACTGGGATTTGCATTATACTTGTGTCAGCTTTTCATTTTGGTGAAGTTGTTTTACAATGGAATATGATGCATTATGCtggaaactttaaatttagcCGTTATTATGATAATATACATGGGCGTTCGTTTGAAACTAGACTTTGCTCACCACAACCAATAGATATTGTTTACACTTGGGTAAATGGCAGTGATCCAAACCTAATTGAATCGttaaatcaatataaaacaaGTCTGTTGCctgtaaataataatactcTAAAAGAAGTTACAcctacaacttttaaaatattcaattggAAGAATTCGAGTATTTGTCCCTATAAAAACTGCTTTTTCGCAAATAAGATAGCCCTTTCTGGTTTGCCAAAAGATATTGATTTGACTGAGCTTTCTGTTcatgtagataaaaaatttagttcggCAAAATCTTTAGAACATCTTGGAAATGTGGCTATTGTTTCATTTGATCATAAAGATGATGCTATAATGTTGATGAATTCAAAACTAATATATCAAAAAGTGCATTTGAATTTTAGTGAAGTATTTTATACTGACATACAACAAGAGGATCAAAAAATTTCTGCTCTTatggtaaaatatttgaataatgaAGATAACAATTCCATTGCAAAAAGCATAGAATTAATATTACCTTATTCGGTTAAAGAAGTTATCAATTTTGTGAAACAGAAAGTTgcaatagtttatttaaaaaagtacaagtATGTACAAATGTTgataaatgagaaaaatgtttcctctttatatttttttaatgtttcactAGTTTGGAAACCATTTAGTTTTTTGCCTGATAATAGAAATGCAGACTTAACATCAAATCGATTTGCTGATAACGATGAGCTTAAATATTCCTTACGCTCTATTGATACATTTGCACCTTGggttagaaaaatatttattgtaactaATGGTCAAATACCAAATTGGTTAAATTTAGATCACCCTAGAATTCAATTAATAACACATGAAGAAATATTTGCCAATCAAAGTCATCTGCCTACTTTTTCTTCACCAGCTATAGAATCCAACATCCACAGGATTCCGggattatcaaaaatatttatttatatgaatgatgatgttttttttggaaaagaagTTTGGCCTGATGATTTTTATACTCATTCAAgaggtaaaaaagtttttcaagctTGGGCAGTACCTAATTGTCATGAAGGCTGTCCTTCCTCTTGGTTAGGGGACAAGTACTGCGATAGAGCATGTAACTACACTGAATGTGAATGGGATGGTGGTGATTGCATCAATGTGAAAAACAGTGTAAACTTACTTATTCATTCTATGAATGCTAATGGAAATCAGGTAGTTAATAGTTACTGTTCCAATGGATGCGCAAATAGTTGGCTTGGAGACAGATACTGTGATGGTAACTGCAACACCATTGAGTGTGGTTTTGACGCAGGCGATTGCGGCACAcgaaattttgataaacttttttttcataacttttctTCAAAGCAAGTGTCAAGCAGTGAAGACATAGTCATTAAAGTGCCATCAGGTAGTTTGGCAATGTTTATTAACTTGACAGATGTGTTTCAGGATATAATTGAAGGAAATTACCAAACAAACAATATTCTTAGAAGTGCTGTTCTTGGTAAAAAGTCTAAGTTACTTtctcttactttttttaaaaacttttctgaaGAAAACATAACTTTTCAGGTTCTTGGATATAAAGGTGCAAATAATACCTATAAAGGAGTTTTAGTATTTACTTTAACAGTTAATACAAAGGTTGAAGaggcttttaaaaaagaattaattgaaaaaactgaACTGTTTACAAGTTCTTCATATCCAAAAAAGTTGTACAATAGTTCATTATaccctattataaaaaaaaaagaaaatactgtttttgaaaaagtaaactTCGAAAACTTAACTTTATCcaattctttgaaaaataagCTACAAATTCTAGAGCAGGAATATTTGGATGGTGAAATTACAGAGTTTGGTTTAGCTAGAATCAAAAATCAACTGTACAAAGATCATTTGCATGAAACAATg CCATTGAGAAGAAAACTCCTTTCATTTAAAGATAATGACCTtgattttcaattattaaagttattgatGGATCCTTTCACAACCTCCTTCAGCTTTTTGCcatgggaaaaaaaaattttctctaatgatttaagtattttttacagaaaagcaaatcaaaaaaataaatatttaataagaaaaagacGAGGCAGAAATCTATTAGATACATTTTCTTCATCACTGTTGCATGTTAGTCGTATTTATAACAAAGCATTTGGATACCTGCAAAGAAAAGTCCCTGCGCATATGCCTCACATGgtagataaagatataattGTTGAAATGCAAAAAGAGTTTCGACCTTATTTTGAAGACACCTCTAGTCATAAAATGCGCCATCCTGAGGATATGCAGTTTGCATTTtcatataactattatattattggactaaaagaggctcaaaatgtttcaattttgtTTGATATAATTGACACAGACcattcag GTACTTTGTCTGATCGTGAGATTCGTACTCTTGCAGCAATGAAATTTAGTATTCCAATTACAATTGATAAAGTAAAAGAACTTGAAACCGTGTTTAAAAACTGTTCAACACATTTGTACAACTCtagttttgttaaaagttatgaATCAATTCTTTTACAAGAAAAAAGAGGTGAAGATTATCATGATGACGAGTTACCATTGGTAACCaaggatttattttttaattgtcatgAAATATGGCAGAATTTGGTCAACTTAAATATCTCAGAATCGAAGTATAAGTTTGAGCTGCTTGGGGAAGACGATGTCATATTTAAAATGCTTCGAAATAATGTTTCTTTTGTGTTGCATCAGTTAGATTGGATTCGAAAGAAcaggaaaaaatttatatgtatcaATGATGATTTAGATCACACCGATGCAAGTACATCAACAATTCGTGTTttacttaaagatttttatgaaTCATTGTTCCCTATTCCTTCTCAGTTTGAATTAAAACCAAAGTTTAAGAAcaagtttttgtataaaaaagatttagttatTTGGCTTGAAAATGAAAGACTTCATAAAAGGTTGAAGAACATTGCATTAGTATTTACACttgtcataattatttttgtagtgtataaaaaaaaacttcttagtatgataaaaaatgtaaaaaaaagttatggaagaaagtttttaggtgtttaA